A section of the Lynx canadensis isolate LIC74 chromosome A1, mLynCan4.pri.v2, whole genome shotgun sequence genome encodes:
- the LOC115517147 gene encoding LOW QUALITY PROTEIN: protocadherin alpha-7-like (The sequence of the model RefSeq protein was modified relative to this genomic sequence to represent the inferred CDS: inserted 2 bases in 2 codons; deleted 3 bases in 2 codons; substituted 1 base at 1 genomic stop codon) has protein sequence MVYSNRGDRGHQHLLLFFIILTAWESGSGQVHYSVPEEAKHGTFVGRIAQDLGLELAELVPRLFRVASKGHGDLLEVNLQNGILFVNSRIDREELCGRSAECSIHLEVIVDRPLQVFHVEVEVKDINDNPPVFPETKKNLFIAESRMLDSRFPLEDASDADIEENALLTYRLSPNEFFSLDVPTNGEQEKPLGLVLRKSLDREESPELHLLLTATDRGKPELTGTVQLLIKVLDANDNAPVFDRTLYAVKLPENVPNGTLVIKLNASDLDDGMNGDIIYSFSSDVSPDIKSKFYMDAINGEIIAIGHIDFEECKTYKIRVEAIDKGYLPLAGHCTVLVQVLDANDNTPELTVTSLSLPISENAQRGTVITLISVSDRDSGANGQVTCTLSPHVPFKLVSTFKNYYSLVLDSALDAESVSDYALVVTARDGGSPSLXATASVSVEVADVNDNAPAFAQAEYTVFVKENNPPGCHNLHGVRAGRGTAQENALVSYSLVERRVVERALSSYVSVHAESGKVYALQXLDHEELELLQFQVSARDAGVPXLGSNVTLQVFVLDENDNAPALLAAAGAGGAGGAVSELVWRSVGAGHVVAKVRAVDADSGYNAWLSYELQPAAGGARSPFRVALYTGEISTTRSLDEADSPRQRLLVLVRDHGEPALTATATVLLSLVESGQAPKASSRVLAGAAGAETALVDVNVYLIIAICAVSSLLVLTLLLYVALRCSAPPSEGACGPAGKPTLVCSSAVGSWSYSQQRRQRVCSGEGPPKTDLMAFSPSLPPCPGSLNPTEDPQASLESSGKVPYVT, from the exons ATGGTGTACTCGAATCGAGGCGACCGGGGGCATCAGCATCTACTGCTGTTTTTTATAATCCTCACAGCCTGGGAAAGCGGGAGCGGCCAGGTCCACTACTCAGTCCCGGAGGAGGCCAAACACGGCACCTTCGTGGGCCGCATCGCGCAGGACTTGGGGCTGGAGCTGGCGGAGCTGGTGCCGCGCCTTTTCCGAGTGGCTTCCAAAGGACACGGGGACCTTCTGGAGGTAAACCTGCAGAATGGTATTTTGTTTGTGAATTCTCGGATCGACCGCGAGGAGCTGTGTGGGCGGAGCGCGGAATGCAGCATCCACCTGGAGGTGATCGTGGACAGGCCGCTGCAGGTTTTCCATGTGGAGGTGGAGGTGAAGGACATTAACGACAACCCGCCCGTATTCCCGGAGACAAAAAAGAATCTGTTTATAGCCGAATCCAGGATGCTTGACTCTAGGTTTCCACTAGAGGACGCTTCCGATGCAGATATCGAGGAGAACGCTCTATTGACTTACAGACTGAGCCCCAACGAGTTTTTCTCTCTGGACGTACCAACCAATGGCGAACAGGAAAAACCTCTTGGTCTTGTATTACGGAAATCTTTAGACAGGGAAGAATCTCCGGAACTTCATTTATTGCTCACAGCCACTGATAGAGGCAAACCTGAGCTGACTGGCACTGTTCAGTTACTCATAAAAGTGCTGGATGCCAATGACAACGCACCAGTTTTCGACAGAACACTCTATGCGGTGAAATTACCAGAAAATGTTCCCAATGGAACGTTAGTAATTAAACTTAATGCCTCAGATTTGGATGACGGCATGAATGGGGATATTATTTACTCATTCTCTAGTGACGTCTCCCCAGatataaaatctaaattctaCATGGATGCCATAAATGGAGAAATTATAGCAATAGGACATATCGATTTTGAAGAATGTAAAACTTACAAAATTCGAGTAGAAGCGATCGATAAAGGCTATCTACCACTAGCTGGTCACTGTACAGTTCTTGTGCAAGTTTTGGACGCTAATGATAATACTCCAGAGTTGACTGTtacttccctgtctctccctatctcagaGAATGCTCAGCGGGGCACAGTCATCACCTTGATCAGTGTGTCTGACCGAGATTCTGGAGCTAATGGCCAGGTGACCTGCACACTGTCGCCCCATGTCCCCTTCAAGCTGGTGTCCACCTTCAAGAATTACTATTCGCTGGTGCTGGACAGCGCCCTGGAC GCTGAGAGCGTGTCGGACTATGCTCTAGTAGTGACAGCACGGGACGGGGGCTCGCCTTCGCTGTAGGCCACGGCCAGCGTGTCCGTGGAAGTGGCCGACGTGAACGACAACGCGCCGGCATTCGCGCAGGCCGAGTACACGGTGTTCGTGAAGGAGAACAACCCTCCCGGCTGCCACAATCTTCACGGTGTCCGCGCGGGACGCGGGACCGCGCAGGAGAACGCGCTGGTGTCCTACTCGCTGGTGGAGCGGCGGGTGGTCGAGCGTGCGCTGTCGAGCTACGTGTCGGTGCACGCGGAGAGCGGCAAGGTGTACGCGCTGC CGCTGGACCACGAGGAGCTGGAGCTGCTGCAGTTCCAAGTGAGCGCGCGCGACGCGGGCGTGC CGCTGGGCAGCAACGTGACGCTGCAGGTGTTCGTGCTGGACGAGAACGACAACGCGCCCGCGCTGCTTGCCGCTGCC ggggcgggcggcgcgggcggcgccGTGAGCGAGCTGGTGTGGCGGTCGGTGGGCGCGGGCCACGTGGTGGCGAAGGTGCGCGCGGTGGACGCGGACTCGGGCTACAACGCGTGGCTGTCGTACGAGCTGCAGCCGGCGGCGGGTGGCGCGCGCAGCCCGTTCCGCGTGGCGCTGTACACGGGCGAGATCAGCACGACGCGCAGCCTGGACGAGGCGGACTCGCCGCGCCAGCGCCTGCTGGTGCTGGTGAGGGACCACGGCGAGCCGGCGCTGACGGCCACGGCCACCGTGCTGCTGTCGCTGGTGGAGAGCGGCCAGGCGCCCAAGGCCTCGTCGCGGGTGTTGGCGGGCGCCGCTGGCGCGGAGACGGCGCTGGTGGATGTCAACGTGTACCTGATCATCGCCATCTGCGCCGTGTCCAGCCTGCTGGTGCTCACGCTGCTGCTGTACGTGGCGCTGCGGTGCTCGGCGCCGCCCAGCGAGGGCGCGTGCGGGCCGGCGGGGAAGCCCACGCTGGTGTGTTCCAGCGCGGTGGGGAGCTGGTCGTACTCGCAGCAGAGGCGGCAGAGGGTGTGCTCTGGGGAGGGTCCGCCCAAGACCGACCTCATGGCTTTCAGCCCCAGCCTTCCCCCGTGTCCTGGATCTCTGAATCCAACGGAAGATCCACAAGCTTCTTTGGAGTCTTCTGGAAAG GTTCCATATGTCACTTGA
- the LOC115517255 gene encoding LOW QUALITY PROTEIN: protocadherin alpha-10-like (The sequence of the model RefSeq protein was modified relative to this genomic sequence to represent the inferred CDS: deleted 1 base in 1 codon), with protein sequence MMLVYRPRGPRDWRLLLLLLLAAAWKAGSGQVHYSVLEEAKHGTFVGRIAQDLGLELAELMPRFFRVESKGRGDLLEVNLQNGILFVNARIDREELCGRNAECSIHLEVIVDRPLQVFHVEVEVKDINDNPPVFSVSEQKLSIPESRLLDSRFPLEGASDADVGENAVLTYRLSPNEFFILDIINKKDKGKFPVLVLGKMLDREENPQLQLLLTATDGGKPEYTGSVTLLILVLDANDNAPMCDRSVYEVKMYENSANQTLVIWLNASDADEGINKEMIYSFSALVPSSVRRKFLMNEKTGEIRINDAIDFEDSNTYEIHVDVTDTGNPPMVGHCTVLVEILDENDNSPEVVITSLALPVQEDAQVGTVIALISVSDRDSGANGQVTCTLSPHVPFKLVSTFKNYYSLVLDSALDRESVSDYALVVTARDGGSPSLSATASVSVEVADVNDNAPAFAQAEYTVFVKENNPPGCHIFTVSARDADAQENALVSYSLVERRVGERALSSYVSVHAESGKVYALQPLDHEELELLQFQVSARDAGVPSLGSNVTLQVFVLDENDNAPALLPLPGAGGAGGAVSELVWRSVGAGHVVAKVRAVDADSGYNAWLSYELQPAAGGARSPFRVALYTGEISTTRSLDEADSPRQRLLVLVRDHGEPALTATATVLLSLVESGQAPKASSRVLAGAAGAETALVDVNVYLIIAICAVSSLLVLTLLLYVALRCSAPPSEGACGPGKPTLVCSSAVGSWSYSQQRRQRVCSGEGPPKTDLMAFSPSLTPCPVPDVQREEQSSGEDYSRKEHQKRQLWQEFKHGIAFSVNTSYGQSLTLRDYKRKVLY encoded by the exons ATGATGTTGGTCTACAGACCCAGGGGGCCAAGAGACTGGCGCCTGCTTCTCTTGCTTCTGCTCGCCGCAGCCTGGAAGGCGGGGAGCGGTCAGGTCCACTACTCGGTCCTGGAGGAAGCCAAACACGGCACCTTCGTGGGCCGCATCGCGCAGGACCTGGGGCTGGAGCTGGCGGAGCTGATGCCGCGGTTTTTCCGAGTGGAGTCCAAAGGTCGCGGGGATCTTCTGGAGGTAAATCTGCAGAATGGTATTTTGTTTGTGAATGCTCGGATCGACCGGGAGGAGTTGTGCGGGCGGAACGCAGAGTGTAGCATCCACCTGGAGGTGATCGTGGACAGGCCGCTGCAGGTTTTCCATGTGGAGGTGGAGGTGAAGGACATTAACGACAACCCACCAGTCTTCTCCGTCTCAGAACAAAAGCTTTCAATACCCGAATCTCGACTGCTTGACTCTCGATTTCCGCTAGAAGGCGCATCTGATGCGGATGTTGGAGAGAATGCAGTGCTTACTTACAGACTCAGTCCAAATGagtttttcattcttgatattataaacaaaaaagacaaaggcaAATTTCCAGTGCTTGTTCTAGGAAAAATGCTGGATCGTGAAGAAAATCCTCAGCTTCAGTTATTATTAACGGCAACCGATGGAGGCAAACCCGAATATACTGGATCTGTTACTCTGCTGATCTTGGTGTTGGATGCCAATGATAATGCGCCTATGTGTGACCGATCCGTTTATGAagttaaaatgtatgaaaattcaGCGAACCAAACGTTAGTAATATGGCTGAATGCGTCTGATGCGGATGaaggaataaacaaagaaatgataTATTCATTTAGTGCTTTGGTTCCATCCAGCGTAAGAAGGAAATTTCTAATGAATGAAAAAACGGGAGAAATacgaataaatgatgctattgACTTTGAGGATAGTAACACTTATGAAATTCATGTAGATGTGACAGATACAGGAAACCCACCTATGGTTGGTCACTGCACTGTCTTAGTGGAAATTCTGGATGAAAATGATAATTCACCTGAGGTGGTTATCACTTCTTTGGCTCTTCCGGTACAAGAAGATGCTCAGGTAGGCACTGTCATCGCCCTGATCAGCGTGTCTGACCGAGATTCTGGAGCTAATGGCCAGGTGACCTGCACACTGTCGCCCCATGTCCCCTTCAAGCTGGTGTCCACCTTCAAGAATTACTATTCGCTGGTGCTGGACAGCGCCCTGGACCGCGAGAGCGTGTCGGACTATGCTCTAGTAGTGACAGCACGGGACGGGGGCTCGCCTTCGCTGTCGGCCACGGCCAGCGTGTCCGTGGAAGTGGCCGACGTGAACGACAACGCGCCGGCATTCGCGCAGGCCGAGTACACGGTGTTCGTGAAGGAGAACAACCCTCCCGGCTGCCACATCTTCACGGTT TCCGCGCGGGACGCGGACGCGCAGGAGAACGCGCTGGTGTCCTACTCGCTGGTGGAGCGGCGGGTGGGCGAGCGTGCGCTGTCGAGCTACGTGTCGGTGCACGCGGAGAGCGGCAAGGTGTACGCGCTGCAGCCGCTGGACCACGAGGAGCTGGAGCTGCTGCAGTTCCAAGTGAGCGCGCGCGACGCGGGCGTGCCCTCGCTGGGCAGCAACGTGACGCTGCAGGTGTTCGTGCTGGACGAGAACGACAACGCGCCCGCGCTGCTGCCGCTGCCtggggcgggcggcgcgggcggcgccGTGAGCGAGCTGGTGTGGCGGTCGGTGGGCGCGGGCCACGTGGTGGCGAAGGTGCGCGCGGTGGACGCGGACTCGGGCTACAACGCGTGGCTGTCGTACGAGCTGCAGCCGGCGGCGGGTGGCGCGCGCAGCCCGTTCCGCGTGGCGCTGTACACGGGCGAGATCAGCACGACGCGCAGCCTGGACGAGGCGGACTCGCCGCGCCAGCGCCTGCTGGTGCTGGTGAGGGACCACGGCGAGCCGGCGCTGACGGCCACGGCCACCGTGCTGCTGTCGCTGGTGGAGAGCGGCCAGGCGCCCAAGGCCTCGTCGCGGGTGTTGGCGGGCGCCGCTGGCGCGGAGACGGCGCTGGTGGATGTCAACGTGTACCTGATCATCGCCATCTGCGCGGTGTCCAGCCTGCTGGTGCTCACGCTGCTGCTGTACGTGGCGCTGCGGTGCTCGGCGCCGCCCAGCGAGGGCGCGTGCGGGCCGGGGAAGCCCACGCTGGTGTGTTCCAGCGCGGTGGGGAGCTGGTCGTACTCGCAGCAGAGGCGGCAGAGGGTGTGCTCTGGGGAGGGTCCGCCCAAGACCGACCTCATGGCTTTTAGTCCCAGCCTTACCCCGTGTCCAGTACCAGATGTGCAAAGGGAAGAACAGTCTAGTGGAGAGGACTACTCAAGGAAG GAACACCAGAAAAGACAATTGTGGCAGGAGTTTAAGCATGGCATTGCCTTCAGTGTTAATACTTCCTATGGCCAGTCTCTAACTCTCAGAGATTACAAACG AAAGGTCTTATACTAA
- the LOC116738184 gene encoding protocadherin alpha-10-like: MLASGSGGQEVKRLLLSVMLLAASEAESGQVHYSVPEEAKHGTFVGRIAQDLGLELEELVPRFFRVASKGRGDLLEVNLQNGILFVNSRIDREELCGRSAECSIHLEVIVDRPLQVFHVEVEVKDINDNPPMFPATQKILFISEARALDSHFSLEGAYDADIGANALLTYKLSPNEYFSLEVPTNEEQVKPLELVLKKSLDREVASKLLLVLKATDGGKPELTGTTELHITVLDANDNAPVFDKAVHRVKLLENSRNGTLVIRLNASDLDEGSNSHILYSFATDVSSNTEASFHIDSDSGEIKVNGKIDFEETKLWKLQIEAVDKGNPPMFGHCTVLIEVLDINDNAPELLVTSLSLSVPEDAPLGTVIALISVTDHDAGGNGQVTCSLTPHVPFKLVSTFKNYYSLVLDSALDRESVSDYALVVTARDGGSPSLSATASVSVEVADVNDNAPTFAQAEYTVFVKENNPPGCHIFTVSARDADAQENALVSYSLVERRVGERALSSYVSVHAESGKVYALQPLDHEELELLQFQVSARDAGVPPLGSNVTLQVFVLDENDNAPALLPLPGAGGAGGAVSELVWRSVGAGHVVAKVRAVDADSGYNAWLSYELQPAAGGARSPFRVALYTGEISTTRSLDEADSPRQRLLVLVRDHGEPALTATATVLLSLVESGQAPKASSRVLAGAAGAETALVDVNVYLIIAICAVSSLLVLTLLLYVALRCSAPPSEGACGPGKPTLVCSSAVGSWSYSQQRRQRVCSGEGPPKTDLMAFSPCVPPGSSSGDSEEQRDIFGNDCTVLTIQAQGVALYLVEVVLSRVGLTGQERPVQKRLHHA; the protein is encoded by the exons ATGTTAGCTTCAGGATCAGGTGGCCAGGAAGTCAAGCGCTTGCTGCTCTCGGTTATGCTCCTTGCAGCGTCGGAGGCCGAGAGCGGCCAAGTCCATTACTCTGTCCCGGAGGAAGCCAAACACGGCACCTTCGTGGGCCGCATCGCGCAGGACCTGGGGCTGGAGCTGGAAGAGCTGGTGCCGCGCTTTTTCCGAGTGGCGTCCAAAGGTCGCGGGGATCTTCTGGAGGTAAATCTGCAGAATGGTATTTTGTTTGTGAATTCTCGGATCGACCGCGAGGAGCTGTGTGGGCGGAGCGCGGAATGCAGCATCCACCTGGAGGTGATCGTGGACAGGCCGCTGCAGGTTTTCCATGTGGAGGTGGAGGTGAAGGACATTAACGACAACCCGCCAATGTTCCCAGCGAcacaaaaaattttgtttatttctgaagcTAGGGCTCTTGACTCTCATTTTTCACTAGAGGGCGCGTATGATGCAGATATCGGGGCCAACGCTCTGCTGACTTACAAACTGAGCCCCAACGAATATTTCTCTCTGGAAGTACCCACCAACGAGGAACAGGTAAAACCGCTCGAACTAGtactaaaaaaatctttagacAGGGAAGTCGCTTCAAAGCTTCTCTTGGTGCTCAAAGCAACTGATGGGGGCAAACCTGAGCTGACAGGTACCACAGAGTTACACATCACAGTGCTGGATGCAAATGACAACGCCCCAGTATTTGACAAAGCAGTCCATCGTGTAAAATTACTGGAGAATTCGAGAAACGGTACTCTGGTTATTAGACTTAATGCCTCGGATTTGGATGAAGGTTCCAACAGTcacattctttattcatttgcaaCTGATGTCTCCTCTAATACAGAAGCCTCTTTTCACATAGATTCAGACAgtggagaaataaaagtaaacgGAAAAATAGATTTTGAAGAAACTAAATTATGGAAACTTCAAATAGAAGCAGTTGACAAAGGAAATCCTCCGATGTTTGGTCACTGCACAGTCTTAATAGAAGTCTTGGATATTAACGATAATGCTCCGGAGTTGCTAGTGACTTCACTATCGCTGTCTGTTCCAGAGGATGCTCCACTGGGGACCGTCATCGCCCTAATCAGTGTAACTGACCATGACGCTGGTGGCAACGGGCAAGTTACCTGCTCACTAACACCCCATGTCCCCTTCAAGCTGGTGTCCACCTTCAAGAATTACTATTCGCTGGTGCTGGACAGCGCCCTGGACCGCGAGAGCGTGTCGGACTATGCTCTAGTAGTGACAGCACGGGACGGGGGCTCGCCTTCGCTGTCGGCCACGGCCAGCGTGTCCGTGGAAGTGGCCGACGTGAACGACAACGCGCCGACATTCGCGCAGGCCGAGTACACGGTGTTCGTGAAGGAGAACAACCCTCCCGGCTGCCACATCTTCACGGTGTCCGCGCGGGACGCGGACGCGCAGGAGAACGCGCTGGTGTCCTACTCGCTGGTGGAGCGGCGGGTGGGCGAGCGTGCGCTGTCGAGCTACGTGTCGGTGCACGCGGAGAGCGGCAAGGTGTACGCGCTGCAGCCGCTGGACCACGAGGAGCTGGAGCTGCTGCAGTTCCAAGTGAGCGCGCGCGACGCGGGCGTGCCCCCGCTGGGCAGCAACGTGACGCTGCAGGTGTTCGTGCTGGACGAGAACGACAACGCGCCCGCGCTGCTGCCGCTGCCTGGGGCGGGTGGCGCGGGCGGCGCCGTGAGCGAGCTGGTGTGGCGGTCGGTGGGCGCGGGCCACGTGGTGGCGAAGGTGCGCGCGGTGGACGCGGACTCGGGCTACAACGCGTGGCTGTCGTACGAGCTGCAGCCGGCGGCGGGTGGCGCGCGCAGCCCGTTCCGCGTGGCGCTGTACACGGGCGAGATCAGCACGACGCGCAGCCTGGACGAGGCGGACTCGCCGCGCCAGCGCCTGCTGGTGCTGGTGAGGGACCACGGCGAGCCGGCGCTGACGGCCACGGCCACCGTGCTGCTGTCGCTGGTGGAGAGCGGCCAGGCGCCCAAGGCCTCGTCGCGGGTGTTGGCGGGCGCCGCTGGCGCGGAGACGGCGCTGGTGGATGTCAACGTGTACCTGATCATCGCCATCTGCGCGGTGTCCAGCCTGCTGGTGCTCACGCTGCTGCTGTACGTGGCGCTGCGGTGCTCGGCGCCGCCCAGCGAGGGCGCGTGCGGGCCGGGGAAGCCCACGCTGGTGTGTTCCAGCGCGGTGGGGAGCTGGTCGTACTCGCAGCAGAGGCGGCAGAGGGTGTGCTCTGGGGAGGGTCCGCCCAAGACCGATCTCATGGCCTTCAGCCCTTGTGTTCCTCCCGGTTCAAGTTCTGGAGATAGTGAAGAACAACGGGATATTTTCGGGAATGAT TGTACAGTACTCACTATTCAGGCGCAAGGTGTCGCTCTTTACTTGGTTGAAGTAGTTCTTTCAAGGGTTGGTCTGACCGGCCAGGAACGCCCCGTACAAAAACGACTCCATCATGCCTAA